A genomic region of Limnohabitans curvus contains the following coding sequences:
- a CDS encoding multicopper oxidase family protein gives MTSRREFFKYAGIAGGAVAATAVSRVAMAALPEPVIQSSPQTMAPLVPNNGQPYNPVVTLNGWTLPWRMNQGVKEFHLVAEPVVREMAPGFKAHLWGYNGQSPGPTIEVVEGDRVRIFVTNKLPEHTSIHWHGQRLPSGMDGVAGLTQPAIQPGKTFVYEFVARRPGTFMYHPHADEMTQMAMGMMGFWVTHPKSKHPMIDEVQRDFCFLLNAFDIDPGSYTPKTMTMLDFNLWAWNSRIFPGIDTLNVRLNDKVRIRVGNLTMTNHPIHVHGHEFTVTGTDGGPTPKTTRWPEVTTDIAVGQMRQIEFVADEEGDWAFHCHKSHHTMNAMGHAMPNLIGVDHRGVAKKINKLIPDYMVMGERGMADMTEMEMPIPDNTAPMMTGEGPFGSVEMGGMFSVLKVRKDQKPGNYKDPGWFKHPKGTVAHEYTGPLAEPARFKSEGGQSMPRVQKSSPVTEVQIRKPTSHNGH, from the coding sequence CATCTAGAAGAGAATTTTTCAAATATGCAGGTATTGCCGGTGGCGCGGTAGCAGCCACTGCTGTGAGTCGTGTAGCCATGGCAGCATTGCCGGAACCTGTTATTCAGTCATCTCCGCAAACCATGGCCCCCCTAGTGCCGAACAATGGTCAGCCCTACAACCCCGTCGTCACACTCAATGGCTGGACTTTGCCTTGGCGCATGAACCAAGGTGTCAAAGAGTTTCATCTGGTGGCGGAACCGGTAGTACGTGAAATGGCTCCCGGTTTTAAGGCGCACTTGTGGGGCTACAACGGGCAGAGCCCCGGTCCCACCATCGAGGTTGTGGAAGGTGACAGGGTTCGGATCTTTGTAACGAACAAGCTACCAGAACATACCAGCATCCACTGGCATGGCCAACGCTTGCCTAGCGGCATGGATGGGGTGGCTGGTCTGACACAGCCTGCCATTCAACCAGGCAAGACTTTTGTGTATGAGTTTGTGGCTCGACGGCCCGGTACTTTCATGTACCACCCACATGCAGATGAAATGACGCAAATGGCCATGGGGATGATGGGTTTCTGGGTAACGCATCCGAAATCTAAGCATCCAATGATTGACGAGGTTCAGCGCGACTTTTGCTTTCTTTTGAATGCCTTTGATATAGACCCAGGAAGCTATACGCCAAAAACAATGACGATGCTGGACTTCAACCTTTGGGCCTGGAATAGCCGCATCTTTCCGGGCATCGATACGCTCAACGTCAGATTGAACGACAAAGTTCGAATCCGCGTGGGCAACTTGACGATGACGAATCATCCGATTCATGTACACGGCCATGAATTTACTGTAACTGGCACTGATGGTGGTCCAACGCCCAAAACCACCCGCTGGCCAGAGGTTACAACTGACATTGCGGTTGGCCAAATGCGACAGATTGAGTTTGTTGCAGATGAGGAAGGGGATTGGGCATTTCACTGTCACAAGAGCCACCACACTATGAATGCCATGGGGCACGCAATGCCCAATCTGATCGGGGTTGATCATCGTGGAGTTGCGAAAAAAATCAACAAGCTAATCCCAGACTACATGGTCATGGGAGAGCGTGGTATGGCTGACATGACTGAAATGGAAATGCCTATTCCAGACAACACCGCTCCAATGATGACGGGTGAAGGGCCATTTGGCTCGGTTGAAATGGGCGGCATGTTCAGTGTGTTGAAAGTACGCAAAGATCAAAAGCCAGGGAATTACAAAGATCCCGGGTGGTTTAAACACCCAAAAGGTACGGTAGCACACGAATACACAGGTCCGCTGGCTGAGCCCGCTCGTTTTAAATCTGAAGGAGGTCAATCTATGCCGCGAGTGCAGAAATCTTCACCCGTCACAGAAGTTCAGATACGAAAACCCACGTCACACAACGGACATTGA
- a CDS encoding cupredoxin domain-containing protein produces MNNKLFPTFLALSALSLSATVFAGGNHAGGHSHDHEDSAIGKPGVAAKASRSINVEMTDNMRFTPSDIKVKQGETVRFVVKNNGQVKHELSLGTQKELLEHLEVMKKFPDMEHDEPSKVTLEPGKQGEIIWQFTKAGSVNFACLMPGHYESGMKGVIKVGKK; encoded by the coding sequence ATGAACAACAAGTTATTTCCGACATTTTTAGCCCTTTCCGCCCTTTCTTTGTCGGCCACTGTATTTGCTGGAGGCAATCACGCTGGCGGCCATAGTCATGACCACGAAGACTCGGCCATCGGGAAACCAGGCGTCGCAGCAAAAGCAAGTCGCAGCATCAACGTCGAGATGACAGACAACATGCGGTTCACTCCTTCAGACATAAAGGTCAAGCAAGGTGAAACAGTCCGCTTCGTTGTCAAGAACAACGGCCAGGTCAAGCACGAACTTAGTTTGGGAACTCAGAAAGAGTTGTTAGAGCACCTAGAGGTCATGAAAAAATTCCCAGATATGGAGCACGACGAACCGAGCAAAGTCACGCTGGAGCCTGGAAAACAGGGTGAGATCATCTGGCAGTTCACAAAGGCAGGGTCTGTAAATTTCGCTTGCCTGATGCCCGGCCACTATGAGTCTGGAATGAAGGGCGTGATCAAGGTTGGTAAGAAATAA
- a CDS encoding DUF411 domain-containing protein, protein MQHQVSELNAVRRTFVLSAIALGGAFLTNAASARTTTIQVWKDPNCGCCKDWISHLGKNGFQVAALDQGNNAARSRLGMPQKFASCHTALIDGYVIEGHVPAEDIKRMLEEKPQALGLAVPGMPIGSPGMDGPAYGKRRDAYQVLLIQKDGSSKVFNSYL, encoded by the coding sequence ATGCAACACCAAGTTTCTGAATTGAATGCTGTGAGACGCACATTCGTTCTGAGTGCTATCGCATTGGGAGGTGCATTTTTGACCAATGCTGCTAGTGCTCGAACGACCACCATACAGGTCTGGAAAGACCCTAATTGCGGCTGCTGCAAGGATTGGATTTCCCATCTTGGAAAAAATGGATTTCAGGTAGCCGCTCTAGATCAAGGTAACAATGCCGCGCGCTCGCGTCTAGGAATGCCTCAGAAGTTCGCATCGTGTCACACAGCTCTGATTGATGGCTATGTCATTGAAGGACATGTTCCAGCAGAAGACATCAAACGGATGCTAGAAGAAAAGCCGCAGGCTCTTGGGCTAGCTGTTCCCGGTATGCCAATCGGATCGCCAGGAATGGATGGTCCAGCCTACGGAAAGAGGCGAGACGCCTATCAAGTTTTGCTGATTCAAAAAGACGGATCATCAAAAGTATTCAACTCCTACTTATGA
- a CDS encoding copper-binding protein — translation MKTIHRKFAIAVLTIGMALPLSSFAQAAMDHSKMNMSQMNPVMTDGEVKKVDLETGKVTIKHGEIKHLDMPSMTMVFTAKDKTLLTNVKPGEKIKFMVSNEGGKMVLTDIQPAR, via the coding sequence ATGAAAACTATCCATAGAAAATTCGCAATTGCCGTCTTGACTATTGGCATGGCCCTGCCGTTGAGCAGTTTTGCCCAAGCCGCCATGGATCACAGCAAGATGAACATGTCACAAATGAATCCCGTCATGACAGATGGGGAAGTCAAGAAAGTTGACCTTGAAACGGGAAAGGTCACGATCAAGCACGGTGAGATAAAGCACTTAGACATGCCTAGCATGACCATGGTGTTCACGGCCAAAGACAAGACTTTATTGACCAACGTCAAGCCTGGCGAAAAAATTAAGTTTATGGTGAGCAACGAAGGCGGCAAGATGGTCTTGACAGACATACAGCCAGCCCGATAG
- a CDS encoding DUF2933 domain-containing protein — MEHPHEGHEAPPSFWTTRYAIGLLVIGGVAAYFLLTEHLAHVVGALPFLLLLACPLMHVFMHGGHGSHGHHHHDSSSSEPRKPGEPS, encoded by the coding sequence ATGGAACATCCACATGAAGGTCATGAGGCGCCACCGAGCTTTTGGACCACGCGCTATGCGATTGGACTGCTGGTAATTGGAGGGGTAGCGGCCTACTTCCTACTCACGGAGCATCTGGCCCACGTAGTGGGTGCTTTGCCATTTTTGCTGTTGCTAGCCTGCCCCTTGATGCACGTATTCATGCATGGCGGTCATGGAAGCCATGGACATCACCACCATGATTCCAGCAGTTCAGAACCACGCAAACCAGGAGAACCATCATGA